Below is a window of Syntrophales bacterium DNA.
TGCCATCGGTCTGGAAAACGTCGGCCTCGAGGTTTTTCTGGCGGAGAAAGCGGCGTATCTGAGAAGCCTGAATACAGCTGTAATAGTTAATATATTTGGTGAAACCATCGAGGACTACGTGAGGGTTGCAGAAGGGCTCGACGGGTGTGACGGCATTGCCGGGCTCGAGGTCAATATTTCCTGTCCCAACGTGAAGAAGGGCGGTGTCGATTTCGGGTCCGACCCTGACCTTGCCGGCGAGGTCGTCAGCGCCGTACGAAACGCCACCCGCCTGCCGCTCATCGTAAAGCTGACTCCCAACGTGACCGATATCCGCATCATCGCCCGATCGGTCGAGAAGGCCGGGGCCGATGCAATTTCCCTCATCAATACGATAAAGGGCATGGCCATCGATGTAGATACCCGCAGGCCCCGTCTCGGAAACGTTACAGGAGGCCTTTCGGGTCCGGCCATCAAGCCTGTTGCCCTGCGCATGGTCTGGGAAACCGCCCGGGCGGTTTCCGTCCCT
It encodes the following:
- a CDS encoding dihydroorotate dehydrogenase, which gives rise to NMAVSLGGIEMKNPVMTASGTFGYGQEYESYLDLNRLGGIVVKGISPQPRTGNRPPRIMETSSGMLNAIGLENVGLEVFLAEKAAYLRSLNTAVIVNIFGETIEDYVRVAEGLDGCDGIAGLEVNISCPNVKKGGVDFGSDPDLAGEVVSAVRNATRLPLIVKLTPNVTDIRIIARSVEKAGADAISLINTIKGMAIDVDTRRPRLGNVTGGLSGPAIKPVALRMVWETARAVSVPLIGMGGIMNSRDALEFLIAGARAVQVGTANFINPAVTIEIIDGIREYLIAGGFGDVNDIVGSLRL